A genomic region of bacterium contains the following coding sequences:
- a CDS encoding YjbQ family protein, with product MALHTEVFRVRTGAEPAVVDIGYRLATFVQGHGDGLLSVFVPHSTAGLAVMEVGAGSDRDLLRYLGDGMSPDRYRWEHRHGAPGHGADHIIPAFISPSLVLPVRGGALTLGTWQTVVLVDTNVGNPVRDVRLSFLAA from the coding sequence ATGGCCCTCCATACCGAGGTCTTCCGGGTGAGGACCGGTGCCGAACCGGCCGTCGTCGATATCGGCTACCGGCTGGCCACGTTCGTGCAGGGCCATGGCGATGGCCTGCTGTCGGTGTTCGTGCCCCATTCCACCGCCGGGCTGGCCGTCATGGAGGTGGGCGCCGGGTCCGATAGGGATCTTCTCCGGTACCTAGGGGATGGAATGTCCCCGGATCGCTACCGCTGGGAACACCGGCATGGTGCTCCTGGTCATGGCGCCGATCACATCATTCCCGCCTTCATTTCGCCCAGCCTGGTGCTTCCCGTCCGGGGCGGTGCTCTGACTCTGGGCACGTGGCAAACCGTCGTGCTGGTGGACACCAACGTCGGCAATCCGGTACGGGACGTGAGGCTCAGCTTCCTGGCTGCCTGA
- a CDS encoding ribose-phosphate diphosphokinase encodes MELVTRKRFMLFTGSANPELAEAVADDLGVRLGKVQLSRFANTEVYTRPSESVRGVDCFVIQSHAPEINFHIMEQLILIDALKRASAHRITAVVPFFGYARADKKVMPREPISARLMSDLFLAAGADRIVSIDLHTGQIQGFFPKPFDHLTALPIVTDYLKERLDGPTTVVSPDAGGVKRAEKYARYLGAYVAFVHKRREFDVHNESKALTVVGAVRGRNAVIVDDMIDTGGTVENAARLLREQGARKVYVAATHPVLSHPALDRLKKAPIDEVVVTDTLPISKEARDFDKLTRLSIAPVLAEALQAIFMDSSVSAIFLGDNN; translated from the coding sequence ATGGAGCTCGTAACCCGCAAGCGCTTCATGCTGTTCACCGGATCGGCCAACCCCGAGCTGGCCGAAGCCGTGGCGGACGACCTGGGCGTGAGGCTCGGCAAGGTCCAGCTGTCACGCTTCGCCAACACTGAGGTGTATACCCGGCCGTCCGAGTCGGTACGCGGGGTGGACTGCTTCGTGATCCAGAGCCACGCACCGGAGATCAACTTCCACATCATGGAGCAGTTGATCCTGATCGATGCCCTCAAGAGGGCGTCAGCGCACCGTATCACCGCGGTGGTGCCGTTCTTCGGGTATGCCAGGGCCGACAAGAAGGTCATGCCGCGGGAACCCATCTCGGCCCGGCTGATGAGTGACCTCTTCCTGGCCGCCGGAGCCGACCGGATCGTGTCGATCGATCTGCATACCGGCCAGATCCAGGGCTTCTTCCCCAAGCCGTTCGACCATCTGACGGCGCTCCCGATCGTCACCGACTATCTCAAGGAACGCCTGGACGGTCCCACCACCGTGGTCTCCCCCGACGCCGGTGGAGTCAAGCGGGCCGAGAAGTACGCCCGCTACCTGGGGGCGTACGTGGCCTTCGTCCACAAGCGGCGCGAGTTCGATGTCCACAACGAGTCGAAGGCCCTGACCGTGGTGGGTGCGGTGCGGGGCCGCAACGCGGTGATCGTGGACGACATGATCGATACCGGCGGTACCGTGGAGAATGCGGCCCGGTTACTGCGCGAACAGGGCGCCCGGAAGGTCTACGTGGCGGCCACACACCCGGTGTTGTCGCATCCCGCCCTCGACAGGCTGAAGAAGGCTCCGATCGATGAGGTCGTGGTCACCGATACGCTTCCGATCAGCAAGGAAGCGCGGGACTTCGACAAGCTGACCAGGTTGTCGATTGCTCCGGTGCTGGCAGAGGCCTTGCAGGCGATCTTCATGGACAGTTCGGTGTCTGCCATATTCCTCGGCGACAACAACTGA
- the glmU gene encoding bifunctional UDP-N-acetylglucosamine diphosphorylase/glucosamine-1-phosphate N-acetyltransferase GlmU, producing the protein MAIRAVVLGAGEGSRMKSILPKVIHPVAGRPMIEWVLNATASLDPVQTVVVVKPDADQVVAMLPDGATPVVQPKQLGTAHALQYALEVTPLGAEDHVLVVPADTPLITGDTLAEMAKLHRRTGAAVTCMTANMEDPTGYGRVVRDGWGRVERIVEHADTTTHEREINEINGGVYMFDGSLIRDFVARVERDNVQGEYYLPDMVAILGAEGYGISAYRTDAEELSGVNTQDQLAGVAAIFRHRINRAWMRDGVWMQDPGRVYIDASVRLEAGVRILPGVHLEGSTSVAGGAELGPDCFIRDSRIGSGARIWYSVLRDVSVGVDAEVGPFASLRPGAELGDGAKAGTFVEVKNSVVGARAKVPHLSYVGDAEVGEEANVGAGTITANYDGYDKHRTRIGSRAQIGSNTVLVAPVEVGSEAYTGAGSAITRDVPDGALGVERASQREIPGYAERRKARHEAE; encoded by the coding sequence GTGGCCATAAGGGCGGTGGTGCTGGGGGCAGGCGAGGGCTCCCGGATGAAGTCGATCCTCCCCAAGGTGATCCATCCTGTGGCGGGGCGGCCGATGATCGAATGGGTCCTCAACGCCACCGCATCCCTGGACCCGGTCCAGACCGTGGTGGTGGTCAAGCCGGATGCCGACCAGGTGGTGGCGATGCTGCCCGATGGGGCCACACCCGTGGTGCAGCCCAAACAGCTGGGCACCGCACACGCCCTGCAATACGCTCTCGAGGTCACTCCGCTGGGTGCCGAAGACCATGTGCTGGTGGTACCCGCCGACACGCCGCTCATCACCGGCGACACGCTGGCCGAGATGGCCAAGCTCCATCGGCGGACCGGAGCGGCCGTTACCTGCATGACCGCCAACATGGAGGACCCGACCGGCTACGGGCGGGTGGTGCGGGACGGCTGGGGCCGGGTGGAGAGGATCGTGGAGCATGCCGACACCACCACCCACGAGCGGGAGATCAACGAGATCAACGGTGGTGTCTACATGTTCGACGGATCCTTGATACGGGACTTCGTGGCCCGGGTGGAGCGCGACAACGTCCAGGGTGAGTACTACCTGCCCGACATGGTGGCCATCCTCGGAGCGGAGGGTTACGGGATCAGCGCCTACCGGACCGATGCCGAGGAGTTGTCCGGTGTCAACACCCAGGATCAGCTCGCCGGTGTCGCAGCGATCTTCCGGCACCGGATCAACAGGGCTTGGATGCGGGATGGCGTTTGGATGCAGGACCCCGGCCGGGTCTATATCGACGCCTCCGTGCGCCTCGAGGCGGGAGTACGGATCCTTCCGGGGGTGCATCTGGAAGGATCGACCTCGGTGGCGGGAGGCGCCGAGCTCGGGCCCGACTGCTTCATCAGGGACAGCCGGATCGGCTCCGGCGCGAGGATCTGGTACTCCGTGCTCAGGGACGTATCGGTGGGGGTGGACGCCGAGGTCGGTCCCTTCGCCTCGTTGAGGCCAGGAGCGGAGTTGGGCGACGGCGCCAAGGCAGGCACCTTCGTGGAGGTCAAGAACTCCGTGGTCGGCGCCCGCGCCAAGGTTCCACACCTCTCGTACGTTGGGGACGCAGAGGTCGGCGAGGAGGCCAACGTGGGCGCAGGGACCATCACCGCCAACTACGACGGATACGACAAGCACCGCACCCGTATCGGAAGCCGGGCGCAGATCGGCTCCAATACCGTTCTGGTGGCGCCGGTCGAGGTGGGATCCGAGGCGTACACGGGCGCCGGCTCGGCCATCACCCGCGATGTTCCCGATGGCGCTCTCGGTGTGGAGAGGGCTTCCCAGCGAGAGATTCCGGGCTATGCGGAACGGCGGAAAGCTCGCCACGAGGCCGAGTAG